The genomic DNA CAGCGGGATCAGCGTCGTATCGGGCGGATTGCTGTTGACGAAGTGGTTCTGGTAGAAGCGCTTGAGCTGCCGGTGGCCGACGCCGCCGGTCATGGTCGGGATATGATTGACATATGGCTCGGCCACCATCGTCGCCATGGTGGCGTCGACATCGCGGGTGGCGAATTCGTATTCGCAGTGCTTGTCCCAGAGGGCCGAGAAGTCGTAGTGCGGCCCCATCTCTGCGCGCAGCGCGGCAATCGAGCGCTGATGCGCCATCAGCGCCGAGGGGCGGTCGAAATGCTCGCCGCCGGTGCGCGCGAACGCGTGGTCGACGCCTGGATAAACGTACAGCTCGATACCGTCCTTGCCGCCAAGGGCTGCGCGGATCTGCGCTTGCGCCTCGGGTGGGCAAAAGCCGTCGCGCTCGGCCACGTGCAGCACCAGCCGTCCCTGGATATCGGCCGCCTCGCCCAGCGCGCGCTCGATGCCGACGCCGTAGTACGCCACGGCACAGGCCACGCCGTCCAGGCGGCAAGCAGCTAGATAGGCGAGCTTGCCACCCAGGCAAAAGCCAAGCACCCCGGTCTGGCCCACGCATTCGGGGCGGGCGCGCAGCGCGTCCAGCGCCGCACCGACATCCTTGACGCCGAGGGCCTCATCGAAGCGCTGATACAAGCCCAAGGCGCGCTGGAAGTCCTCGCCGCGATCGCCCAGTTCGATGCCAGGGGCGATGCGCCAGAACAGGTCCGGCACCAGCACCGTGTAGCCTTCTTCGGCGTAGTAGTCCGCCACGGCGCGCATGGTGGCGTTGACGCCGAAGATTTCCTGGCACAACACAATGCCGGGCCCCTTGCCCGCTGCGGGCGTGGCGAGGTAGGCGCTGAACGTGCCGCTACCGTCGGCGGCGTGGATCTGGATGGTCTGGCCCATGGGCTGCGTTCCTTTGTTTTGGGGGATGGGGCTACCGTGCTGGATTCCATCATGGGCGATCCGCACCGCAGCAAGCTAGCCGCGGGCTGCAGCGGCTATCCGATTAGTGCAGGAAAATACCGGTGCGGGCAAGGGGCGCCGGGAAGCGATCCACTATAGTGGTGTGAAGGAATCCGCCCGCAGGCTGGCCGGGCTCAACGTACGTAGCGGCGCGCCAATGACGCCGAGGAGCGAGACAATGCCGCAGCCCCCGCGGCCACGGCCACCGAGCCGCTGGCAGGCGCTCTGCTATCCGACCCCGCCCGGCTGGTCTTCGCCTCGACCGACCAGGCCCAGACGCGCGCAGCGGTGGGTACGGTTTTCAAGCCGCACAAGCTCACCATCGGCGGCACGACGCTGGCTGCCCGCATGCATCATGCGCCACTTGGCGCCGTGTCGTTCAACCGGCTGGCCTATGGCGCGGAGGTCCAGATCGAGCCTGGGCCGCTTGATGATTTCCTGCTTGTGCAGATGCCGCTGGCGGGCCATGCCCAGATCCATTGCGGCCAGCAGCAGATCCTCTCCGACCGCGACACGGCCTCGGTGCTCACGCCCAGCGACCCCGTGCGGATGCGCTGGAGCCACGACAGCGACCAGTTGATCGTGCGCGTGGAGCGCGGTGCCATGGAGCGGGTATGCGCGGCGTACCTCGGCCATCGGCCACAGGCACCGCTGCGCTTCGAGCTCGGGATGGAGTGGCGCCGCCTGGCAGCCTGGTACCAGCTGATGCACTACCTGGCGGACCTGCTCGCGCTGGCGCCGGATGCGGCGCGGCATCCGTTGACGGCTTGCCAGCTGGAGCAGCTGGTGATCGGCACGTTGTTGACGGTGCAGCCCCATAGCCTGGCGGAGGCGATGCGGGCACGGGGCAAACTCTTGGCGCCGCGTCACGTGAAGCAGGTCGAGGAATACATCCATGCCCATGCGCAGGCACCACTGACCCCGGCCCTGCTGGCGGAAGTCGCCGGCGTCAGCCTGCGCGGGCTCTATGCGGGCTTTCGCGAGCATCGGGGCATCAGCCCGATGGCCTACCTGCGCGCGGTGCGACTGGAGCGTGTTCGCCATGACCTGCTGAACGACCTGGCGATCGACTCTGTCACGGCCGCGGCCCTGCGCTGGGGCTTTGGCCACCTGGGTCGCTTCAGCGTGGAATACCGCAAGAATTTCGGCGAGCCGCCGGGCCAGACGCTGCGCCGGCGCGGGCCTTCCTAGGCCGCATTGCGGTGAAATGGGAGCACAAAAACAAGAACGGCGAACCGAAGTTCGCCGTTCTTGTTTGCGCAAAACCGCTTTGGGCGGTCTTGTGCGGAATACCTTACACCTTGATTTCGACGTCGACGCCGGCCGGCAGGTCGAGCTTCATCAGTGCGTCAACGGTCTTGTCGGTAGGATCGACGATGTCCATCAGGCGCTGGTGAGTACGAATCTCGAACTGATCACGGCTCGTCTTGTTGACGTGCGGCGAACGCAGGATGTCGAAGCGCTGGATACGGGTCGGCAGGGGCACCGGGCCCTTGACGATCGCGCCGGTGCGCTTGGCGGTATCCACGATTTCGGCTGCCGACTGGTCGATCAGGCGATAGTCGAAAGCCTTCAGGCGGATACGGATCTTCTGGTTCTGCATGATATTTCCTTTAAAGAGCGATGGGCGGCTAGCGCCCTGGAACAAGGGAACTGGCCGACGGTATTGTACCGCCAGCCAGCTCCAGGAAGTTTGCTTAGTCGAGGATCTTTGCCACGACGCCGGCGCCGACGGTACGACCGCCTTCACGGATGGCGAAACGCAGGCCTTCTTCCATGGCGATCGGGGCAATCAGCTTGACCGTGATCGACACGTTGTCACCCGGCATGACCATTTCCTTGTCCTTCGGCAGCTCGATCGAGCCAGTCACGTCGGTCGTACGGAAGTAGAACTGCGGGCGGTAGTTGTTGAAGAACGGGGTGTGACGGCCGCCTTCGTCCTTCGACAAGATGTAGACCTCGCCGGTGAAGTGCGTGTGCGGCTTGATCGAACCCGGCTTGCACAGCACTTGGCCGCGCTCGACGTCTTCGCGCTTCGTGCCGCGCAGCAGCAGACCCACGTTGTCGCCAGCTTGACCTTGGTCCAGCAGCTTGCGGAACATTTCCACGCCGGTGCAGATGGTCTTGACCGTCGGCTTGATACCAACGATTTCGATTTCTTCACCGACCTTGATGATGCCGCGCTCGATACGACCGGTCACAACCGTGCCACGGCCCGAGATCGAGAACACGTCTTCCACCGGCATCAGGAAGGTGCCGTCGATGGCACGTTCCGGCGTCGGGATGTAGGTGTCCAGCGTGTCGGCCAGGGCCAGGATCGCTTGCTCGCCCAGTTCGCCCTTGTCGCCTTCCAGTGCCAGCTTGGCCGAACCCTTGATGATCGGGGTGTCGTCGCCGGGGAATTCGTACTTGGACAAGAGCTCGCGCACTTCCATTTCGACCAGCTCGAGCAGCTCGGCGTCGTCGACCATGTCGCACTTGTTCAGGAACACGATGATGTAAGGCACGCCAACCTGGCGGGCCAGCAGGATGTGTTCGCGGGTCTGGGGCATGGGGCCGTCAGCGGCCGAGCACACCAGGATTGCGCCGTCCATCTGTGCGGCGCCCGTGATCATGTTCTTCACATAGTCAGCGTGGCCCGGGCAGTCAACGTGTGCGTAGTGGCGGTTAGCCGTTTCGTACTCGACGTGTGCGGTATTGATGGTAATACCGCGTGCCTTTTCTTCCGGCGCTGCGTCGATTTCGTCGTACTTCTTGGCCGAACCGCCAAACTTGGCTGCCAGCACCGTGGCAATTGCTGCCGTCAGGGTGGTCTTGCCATGGTCAACGTGACCGATCGTGCCAACGTTCACGTGCGGCTTAGTCCGCGAGAACTTTTCCTTTGCCATTTTTCAGCTCCTAATCGAAACCAGTATGTCGTATTCATAGTGCCGCCGCGCACAACGCGCGGCGGCGGATTTTTACTTACTTGCCACGTGCCGTGATCACGGCGTCGGCTACGTTCTTCGGCGCTTCAGCGTAGTGCTTGAACTCCATCGTGTACGTAGCGCGGCCTTGCGTGGCCGAACGCAGCGAGGTCGAGTAGCCGAACATCTCTGCCAGCGGAACTTCCGCGCGCAGGATCTTGCCACCGCCGACCATGTCGTCCATGCCCTGGATAATGCCGCGACGCGACGACAGATCGCCCATCACGTTACCCATGAAGTCTTCGGGCGTTTCCACTTCCACGGCCATCATCGGCTCGAGCAGCACGGGGCTTGCGCGACGCATGCCTTCCTTGAAGCCCATGGAGCCAGCCATCTTGAACGCGTTTTCGTTCGAGTCCACATCGTGGTACGAACCGAAGAACAGCGTGACCTTGACGTCGACCACCGGGAAGCCTGCCAGAACGCCGGAGTTCAGGGTGTCCTGAATGCCCTTGTCCACTGCGGGGATGTACTCGCGCGGCACCACGCCGCCCTTGATGGCGTCGACGAATTCGTAGCCCTTGCCCGGTTCTTGCGGCTCGAGCTTCAGCACCACGTGACCGTACTGGCCACGGCCGCCCGACTGCTTGACGAACTTGCCTTCCACTTCGTCGCAGGTCTTGCGGATGGTTTCGCGGTACGCAACCTGGGGCTTGCCCACGGTGGCTTCCACGCCGAATTCGCGCTTCATGCGGTCGACCAGGATTTCCAGGTGGAGCTCGCCCATGCCCGAAATGATGGTCTGGCCGGATTCTTCGTCGGTCTTGACGCGGAACGACGGATCTTCCTGTGCCAGGCGGTTCAGGGCGATGCCCATCTTTTCCTGGTCAGCCTTGGTCTTCGGCTCGACAGCCTGCGAAATCACCGGCTCCGGGAACACCATGCGTTCCAGGATGATGATGTGGTCCGGATCGCACAGCGTATCGCCCGTGGTGGCTTCTTTCAGGCCAACCGCGGCGGCGATGTCGCCTGCCAGCACTTCCTTGATTTCTTCGCGCTGGTTGGCGTGCATCTGCAGAATCCGGCCCAGGCGTTCCTTCTTGCTCTTGACCGGGTTGTAGATGGTGTCGCCCGAATTGACCTTGCCCGAGTAGACGCGGAAGAAGATCAGCTGGCCGACGAACGGGTCGGTCATGATCTTGAACGCCAGAGCGGAGAACTTTTCGTCGTCCGCGGCACGGCGCGACGTTTCCTTGTCGTCGTCGTCCACGCCGGTGACCGGCGGGATGTCGACCGGCGACGGCAGGAAGTCGATCACGGCGTCCAGCATACGCTGCACGCCCTTGTTCTTGAACGCGGTGCCGCACAGCATCGGCTGGATTTCGCAGGCGATGGTACGGTCACGCAGGCCCTTGATGATCTCGGCTTCGGACAGTTCGCCCTCTTCCAGATACTTGTTCATCAGCTCTTCGTTCGACTCGGCAGCTGCCTCGACCATCTTCTCGCGCCATTCGTTGCACGAGTCGGCCAGTTCAGCCGGGATGTCCACGTAGTCGAACTTGGTGCCTTGGCTGGCCTCGTCCCAGATGATCGCCTTCATCTTGATCAGGTCGACCACACCCTTGAAGGTGTCTTCGGCGCCGATGGGCACAACGACGGGAACCGGGCTGGCCTTCAGGCGGGTCTTCAGCTGGTCGTAGACCTTGAAGAAGTTCGCGCCGGTACGGTCCATCTTGTTGACGAAGGCCAGGCGCGGCACGCCGTACTTGTTAGCCTGGCGCCAGACGGTTTCCGACTGGGGCTGCACGCCACCCACTGCGCAGTAGACCATGCATGCGCCATCCAGCACGCGCATGGAGCGCTCCACCTCAATGGTGAAGTCCACGTGGCCCGGGGTGTCGATGATGTTGATGCGGTGTTCCGGGTAATTGCCGGCCATGCCCTTCCAGAAGGCGGTGGTGGCAGCGGAGGTGATCGTGATGCCACGCTCCTGTTCCTGCTCCATCCAGTCCATGGTGGCGGCGCCATCATGCACTTCACCGATCTTGTGGTTCACACCGGTGTAGAACAGGATACGCTCGGTCGTGGTGGTTTTACCCGCGTCAATGTGAGCCGAGATACCGATATTGCGGTAGCGCTCAATGGGAGTCTTACGAGCCACTTTAATCCTCTATTCGTCCGTGAGACGCCGGCATCTCATTGCCAACGCCCGTAACACAAACGGGCGAGCGTGTGAAAACACAGCCCGCCCGGCAACCAACCGCGTAACTCGCGCGCTTTAGAAGCGGAAGTGCGAGAACGCCTTGTTGGCTTCGGCCATGCGGTGCACTTCGTCGCGCTTCTTCATCGCGCCGCCGCGGCCTTCCGCTGCTTCCAGCAGCTCACCTGCCAGGCGCAGCGCCATCGACTTCTCGCTGCGTTTTTTCGCGGCCTCGCGCAACCAACGCATCGCCAATGCCAAACGACGCGACGGACGGACTTCGACCGGAACCTGATAGTTGGCGCCGCCCACGCGACGGCTCTTCACTTCGACCACCGGCTTCACGTTGTTGATCGCAACGGAAAACACTTCAACGGGGGCCTTGCCTGCCTTCTTTTCGATCTGGTCGAACGCGCCATAAACGATACGTTCGGCAACCGACTTCTTGCCGTCCAGCATCAGGACGTTCATGAACTTGGCAACTTCAACGTTACCGAACTTCGGATCGGGCAGGATATCCCGCTTGGGGACTTCACGACGACGTGGCATCTTCTTTCCTTTAGATTCAGTTGAGAGCGCGGCAATGATTTCCCGCTCTCCGGCCACCAACTAGCTTGCCTTCCATCGAGGCAAATTCGCCGGGTGACCACTTACTCGACGGCACGGCGCGACAAACGCTCCGTTTTACCGCCGCCTGGTGACAGCACCATGACGCATTCGCCACAGGCCATCGTTTGTTGCTTCGGGCTTTGTGCCCAGCTTGCCTGGCGTTAGCCTTAAGCAGCCTTCGGACGCTTCGCGCCGTACTTCGAACGTGCCTGGCGACGATCCTTCACGCCTTGCAAGTCCAGCGAGCCGCGGACGATGTGGTAACGCACACCCGGCAAGTCCTTCACACGGCCGCCGCGAATCAGCACGACCGAGTGTTCTTGCAGGTTGTGGCCTTCACCGCCGATGTACGAGATGACCTCGAAACCGTTGGTCAGGCGCACTTTGGCGACCTTACGCAGTGCCGAGTTCGGCTTCTTCGGCGTCGTGGTGTACACACGGGTGCACACGCCGCGACGCTGGGGGCAGTTCTCAAGCGCCGGGCTCTTGCTCTTGACGACTTCAGAGACACGCGGCTTGCGAACCAGTTGGTTGATAGTTGGCATTGTTCAATCCAGCTTGGTTTTACGGAAAAACACCCCTGGGGCCACAAGCAATGGGCCGAAGAGGCAACGACGGGTTTTGGGCGGGAAAAGTGAGCGAGCGCTCTTGAGACGGACCTGTGGAGGAACAGACTGGCCAAAGAGCGCGAGCTCGCCTGGGATCCCGCTGCGACCACACCACCAGAGCATCACACGATCCCCTGGCGGGCTTGCCGATTGCGAACCGAGGGCCACAATTGCGACAGGCGAGCGAAATCCAAAGCCAAAAACTCGAATCTGACATGCTAGCAGCGACTACGTAAACGGTCAAGCAGCTTCTGACACAAGCACAAGCGTGCTTCTCCACTTGGCGCGGCCGGGCCTCAAAAGTCCTCCACGGCACCCAGCGCTTCCAGGATGGCGTCGCCATAGCGCTCCAGCTTGGCGGCGCCGATGCCGGGGACCTCAGCCATTGCAGTCAACGAATCCGGTGCGCTGCGCGCCAGTTCGGCCAGCGTGGCGTCATGGAAAATCACATAGGCCGGCACACCGTGTTCGCGTGCCGTCTCGGTGCGCCATTTGCGAAGGGCTTCCCAGTTGGCCAGCGCCTCGGAATCCATGCCGGCGGTATGGTCGGTGCGGGCGCCGGTGGAACCGCGCG from Cupriavidus sp. D39 includes the following:
- a CDS encoding dienelactone hydrolase family protein, whose amino-acid sequence is MGQTIQIHAADGSGTFSAYLATPAAGKGPGIVLCQEIFGVNATMRAVADYYAEEGYTVLVPDLFWRIAPGIELGDRGEDFQRALGLYQRFDEALGVKDVGAALDALRARPECVGQTGVLGFCLGGKLAYLAACRLDGVACAVAYYGVGIERALGEAADIQGRLVLHVAERDGFCPPEAQAQIRAALGGKDGIELYVYPGVDHAFARTGGEHFDRPSALMAHQRSIAALRAEMGPHYDFSALWDKHCEYEFATRDVDATMATMVAEPYVNHIPTMTGGVGHRQLKRFYQNHFVNSNPPDTTLIPLSRTVGASQIVDEMLFCFTHTCEVDWMLPGVAPTGKRVEIPLIAIVKFRGGKLYHEHIYWDQASVLVQIGKLDPAGLPVAGVETARKLLDETLPSNTLMARWRESEGK
- the rpsG gene encoding 30S ribosomal protein S7 produces the protein MPRRREVPKRDILPDPKFGNVEVAKFMNVLMLDGKKSVAERIVYGAFDQIEKKAGKAPVEVFSVAINNVKPVVEVKSRRVGGANYQVPVEVRPSRRLALAMRWLREAAKKRSEKSMALRLAGELLEAAEGRGGAMKKRDEVHRMAEANKAFSHFRF
- the fusA gene encoding elongation factor G, with product MARKTPIERYRNIGISAHIDAGKTTTTERILFYTGVNHKIGEVHDGAATMDWMEQEQERGITITSAATTAFWKGMAGNYPEHRINIIDTPGHVDFTIEVERSMRVLDGACMVYCAVGGVQPQSETVWRQANKYGVPRLAFVNKMDRTGANFFKVYDQLKTRLKASPVPVVVPIGAEDTFKGVVDLIKMKAIIWDEASQGTKFDYVDIPAELADSCNEWREKMVEAAAESNEELMNKYLEEGELSEAEIIKGLRDRTIACEIQPMLCGTAFKNKGVQRMLDAVIDFLPSPVDIPPVTGVDDDDKETSRRAADDEKFSALAFKIMTDPFVGQLIFFRVYSGKVNSGDTIYNPVKSKKERLGRILQMHANQREEIKEVLAGDIAAAVGLKEATTGDTLCDPDHIIILERMVFPEPVISQAVEPKTKADQEKMGIALNRLAQEDPSFRVKTDEESGQTIISGMGELHLEILVDRMKREFGVEATVGKPQVAYRETIRKTCDEVEGKFVKQSGGRGQYGHVVLKLEPQEPGKGYEFVDAIKGGVVPREYIPAVDKGIQDTLNSGVLAGFPVVDVKVTLFFGSYHDVDSNENAFKMAGSMGFKEGMRRASPVLLEPMMAVEVETPEDFMGNVMGDLSSRRGIIQGMDDMVGGGKILRAEVPLAEMFGYSTSLRSATQGRATYTMEFKHYAEAPKNVADAVITARGK
- the rpsJ gene encoding 30S ribosomal protein S10 — protein: MQNQKIRIRLKAFDYRLIDQSAAEIVDTAKRTGAIVKGPVPLPTRIQRFDILRSPHVNKTSRDQFEIRTHQRLMDIVDPTDKTVDALMKLDLPAGVDVEIKV
- the tuf gene encoding elongation factor Tu, which encodes MAKEKFSRTKPHVNVGTIGHVDHGKTTLTAAIATVLAAKFGGSAKKYDEIDAAPEEKARGITINTAHVEYETANRHYAHVDCPGHADYVKNMITGAAQMDGAILVCSAADGPMPQTREHILLARQVGVPYIIVFLNKCDMVDDAELLELVEMEVRELLSKYEFPGDDTPIIKGSAKLALEGDKGELGEQAILALADTLDTYIPTPERAIDGTFLMPVEDVFSISGRGTVVTGRIERGIIKVGEEIEIVGIKPTVKTICTGVEMFRKLLDQGQAGDNVGLLLRGTKREDVERGQVLCKPGSIKPHTHFTGEVYILSKDEGGRHTPFFNNYRPQFYFRTTDVTGSIELPKDKEMVMPGDNVSITVKLIAPIAMEEGLRFAIREGGRTVGAGVVAKILD
- a CDS encoding AraC family transcriptional regulator, producing MAGALLSDPARLVFASTDQAQTRAAVGTVFKPHKLTIGGTTLAARMHHAPLGAVSFNRLAYGAEVQIEPGPLDDFLLVQMPLAGHAQIHCGQQQILSDRDTASVLTPSDPVRMRWSHDSDQLIVRVERGAMERVCAAYLGHRPQAPLRFELGMEWRRLAAWYQLMHYLADLLALAPDAARHPLTACQLEQLVIGTLLTVQPHSLAEAMRARGKLLAPRHVKQVEEYIHAHAQAPLTPALLAEVAGVSLRGLYAGFREHRGISPMAYLRAVRLERVRHDLLNDLAIDSVTAAALRWGFGHLGRFSVEYRKNFGEPPGQTLRRRGPS
- the rpsL gene encoding 30S ribosomal protein S12, producing MPTINQLVRKPRVSEVVKSKSPALENCPQRRGVCTRVYTTTPKKPNSALRKVAKVRLTNGFEVISYIGGEGHNLQEHSVVLIRGGRVKDLPGVRYHIVRGSLDLQGVKDRRQARSKYGAKRPKAA